CGCCCCAAGAAGTGATCCCTGCCAGGACGCCCCCGATGAGCAGGGGACCGCCGCTGTCGCCCTGGCAGGTGTCTGTGCCACCGGACGTGAGTCCGGCGCAAACCATGTCGGACTGGACGAAGTCCGTTTTGTAGGAGCTCTTGCAGCTGGCGTCGGACACGATCGGGACGGTCGCGGTCCGCAGCTGGTTGGAGGAGCTGCCGTTCTCCGAGGTCGCGCCCCAGCCGAGGATGCGGGCGGTGGTGCCGGCCGCGTACACGCTGGTCTGGGACGAGGAGACGTACGACGCCGTGGTGTACGGCATCGCGGTCGAGAGGGTCAGGACGGCCAGGTCGTCGCCCTTGGTGGCGGTCGTGTAGTCCGGGTTGACCCAGATCTTGCTGACCCGGCTGACCGTGCCGTTGGTGCCGCTGAGGTTCGTGCGTCCACCGACGACACGCACGCCGCTCGCGGTCTCGTCGACCATGCAGTGGGCGGCCGTGACCACCTTGGTCGGCGAGACGAGAGTGCCGCCGCAGAACTGGTTCTGCGAGGCGTCCGTGATCTGCATCATGAACGGGTACGCGGTCGTCGTGGTCGTCGTGCCACCGACGATCGGCTGCGGCGCTGCGACAGCGGTGGGGGCGCTGAGCAGAGCGGTCGCCGCCGCGGCGGCGGTCGCCACCACTACGGCGGCGGTCTTCTTGGCACGGTTGAGCCCGAACATGAGTCTCCTTGCAGGGGGGTTGCCGGTGGGGGGTCGCGCGGGTGTGGGGGTAAGCACGGAGGTCGCGGGACCGACCCCCGTGTGCCCGGGCGAGCGGCACATCCCTTACGCTAGGACCCGCCCCCTGCCGGCCCCAATGAGGGAACCCCCTAAGGGAGTTGGGGAAGGGAAAACCCTCGGTCCCTTCAGGGAACCCACAGGCGCCGCCGAGCGTCCACGCAGGGAGGCCAGGGGAGACCCGGGGGAACCCGCTAAGGGTGAGTAGTCCCCGTGGCGGACCCTGAGGCATCACCTGACGGGGAGTTAACCCGCGGATTCCTCACTTCGCGTGACGCCCCGCCGCCAGTCGGACGATGTCCACGCGCGAGCGGATCCCCAGCTTGCGGTAGACCCGGGTCAGGGTCGCCTCGACCGTCTTGACGCTGATGAACAGCCGCGCGGCGATCTCCCGGTTGGTCGCGCCCTCCATGACGAGCGCGGCGACCTGACGTTCCATCGAGGCCAGGCCTTCGAGGGCGTCGGCGGACGCGGGCGACTGCGGGGCGGCGGCGACCGGCTGTGCCTGCCCCTCCGCCGCGGCCACGTCCACCTGACGCAGCCAGGGCAGCGCCCGGCACCGCCGGAACAGCCGCGCCGCCTCGTCGTACGACGTCGGCCCCGCACCCGCCCCCGGCCGCAGGGTGCGCAGCCGGGCCAGCGCGAACGCCGCCCGCGCTTCCTCCAGGCCGTAGCCCAGCTTGGCGAGCCGGTCCTGCACGGACGTCAGCCGGGACAGGGCAGCCTCGTGGTCGCCGAGTGCCGCCCGCACCATCGCCTCGGACCGGTCGAGCACGGCGAGCACGCTCTCCCGGCCCAGCCGCAGCGCGTGCTCGCGCGTCACGTCGATGACGTCCTGCGCCTCGCCCGGCTCGCCGACCCGCACCAGCGCCTCGGCGAGGTCGCCCTGCCAGCGTCCGCGCGCCGGGTCGGTGATGCCCAGGCCCTGTTCCAGTTCCCGCACCCGGCGCAGCGAGCCGACCGCGCCCGCCGCGTCGCCGGCCACCAACTGGGCGTGGCCGAGGGCGGCCAGGGCGCGGGAGACGTACATCTGGTCGCCGTCCTCCTCGGCGTGCTCCGCCGCCTCCCGGGCCAGCGCCAGCGCCCGGTCGACGTCACCGCCGGAGGCCTCGGCGAGGGAGGCCAGCATCGCGGAGGCGCCCAGACCGATGCCCGAGTCGCGGGCCAGCCTGAGGCTCTCGCGGGCCAGGTCGAGGGCGCGCCCGCAGTGCCCGGAACGCAGTTCGGTCTCGGCGAGGAAGCGCTGGAAGTGCACCTCGCTCTCGACCATGCCGCGCCGGCGCACCTCGCGCAGCAGCGCGGTGATGGTCGAGCGGGCCTCGGGCAACTGGTCGCTCATCAGCAGCCAGCGGAAGCGGGCCGCGCCGACGCCGTTGTGATGGCAGGCCACGTACGGGTCCTGAGGCTCCTTCAGGGCGCGCTTGATGGTCTGGGGGGCGTTCGGATGGCCCATCAGGGTCTCGGTGGACGACTGGAAGGACAGCGCCATCAGCTCGGTGCGCCGGTCGCCGCCGCGCGCGGCCAGCTCCGCCGTGTGCGCGGCCTCCTGCCGGGCCTCGGCGAAGTCGCCCTCGACGATCAGCTTGCGCCAGGCCAGCCGGTAGTGGACCAGGGCGAGCAGCCGCGGATCGTCGCCGGCGTCGGCCAGGGCCTGCGGGAAGACGGCGTCGACCTCGCCGAGGGACTGCCCGGCGGCCTCGATCACCACCTCCCAGGCCCGGATCCGCTCGGCGGGCACGGTGGCCCGGGTCAGCACCTCGCGCGCGATGTCCCGGGCGAGGTCCACCTCACCGGCCGTGATCGCGTCCTCGGCCGCCTGGAGCCGGCGGTCGTCCGGGGCGGGCGTGCCGTCCGGCGGGGTGTGCCGGGCGGCGAGCAGCCCGAGCGAGGCGGCGACCGAGGGCGCGCCCCGGTCGCGGGCGAGCGCCGCGGCCTCGGCGAGCCGGGCTGCCACCTCCGGGTCGGTGCCGGTGGTGGCGAGGGCGAGGTTGCGGGCCCGCTCGATCGGGTCGGAGGCGGCGGTGGACAGTGCGGCGTGCACGGCCCGGCGCTCCTGCGCGGGCGCCTCCGCGTACAGCGCGGCCGAGATCAGCGGATGCGCGAACCGTACGGCCGGACCCTCGGGCTCCGTCGCCAGCAGCCCGAGCGCGGCGGCCTGCGCGGTCTCCGCCTCGGCGTTCTCCCGGCCGGCCGCGTGCAGCAGGGCCAGCGTGGGGCGGGCGCCGGCGCTGGCCACGAGCAGGGTGCGGCGCGCTTCGCCGGAGAGCATGTCGAGGCGGCTGAGCACCAGGGCGCGCAGCGAGGTCGGCACCGGCAGGGGCTCGCCGGGACGCGGCGGCGTCGGGCTCTCGCCCAGGGCACGGCCCAGTTCCAGGGCGAACAGGGGGTTGCCGCCACTGGTGCGGTGGATCTCCCGCATCGTCGAGCGGGGCAGGTCGGTGTAGCCGCGGTGGTCGAGCAGCGCGGAGACCTGGGCGCGGGAGAGCGGGTTGAGGCGGACGGCGAGGGTGTCGGGCGGGGACGCGCGTAGATGACGGTCGTACTCCTGCCCCTCCGTGCGTACCGCGCACAGCAACTGGACAGGTGTGTCGCCGAGTCGGCGGGCGGCGAAGCCGAGCAGTTCGGCGCTGGCGGAGTCCAGCCACTGGAGGTCGTCGGCGACGAGCAGCACGGGCCCGGTGGCGGCGAGGGCGCGCAGGGCGGACAGCACGGCCAGCCGCAGGGCGAGGCCGTCACTTTGCAGAGTCGATTCTCCACGGCCGGTGAGCGCCGACTCCAGGGCGGTGCGCTGGGCGGCGGGCAGCTTGTCCGAGATTTCGTCGAGGACCAGGCCGAAGAGATCGGCCAGGGCCAGGAAGGGGAGGTGGGATTCGGACTCGGTCGCCGAGCAGCGCAGGACGGTGCGCGCCGCCTCGCCGTAATCCGCGGCCAATGCCCGCAGCACGGTCGACTTTCCTATTCCGGCAGGCCCGTGCAGCAGCACACTGCCGCCGCGCGTCAACTGCTCACGGGCGGCCGTGAACAGCTCTTCCCGGCCGATGACCTGGTCGGAGCGGCATCTGGCAGGCTCCTTGAAGTCCCGTCGCACGGTCACCGCTCCCCTCCGAGTGTCGTGTCCGGGCCAAATTCTAGGCAACGTCTCTTTGAAATTCGGAGGCACGGCGTGGTGAGGGATATAACAACGTGACGCATAGGGAAATTCAGGGAGACAGTGAGTGAATGGTCTCTTGTCGTGTGGGACCTCCCTGGCTGGATGTGATCGCTG
The Streptomyces sp. NBC_01485 genome window above contains:
- a CDS encoding S1 family peptidase gives rise to the protein MFGLNRAKKTAAVVVATAAAAATALLSAPTAVAAPQPIVGGTTTTTTAYPFMMQITDASQNQFCGGTLVSPTKVVTAAHCMVDETASGVRVVGGRTNLSGTNGTVSRVSKIWVNPDYTTATKGDDLAVLTLSTAMPYTTASYVSSSQTSVYAAGTTARILGWGATSENGSSSNQLRTATVPIVSDASCKSSYKTDFVQSDMVCAGLTSGGTDTCQGDSGGPLLIGGVLAGITSWGEGCAQAGFPGVYTRLTTFSSVVTAQVNS
- a CDS encoding helix-turn-helix transcriptional regulator; this translates as MTVRRDFKEPARCRSDQVIGREELFTAAREQLTRGGSVLLHGPAGIGKSTVLRALAADYGEAARTVLRCSATESESHLPFLALADLFGLVLDEISDKLPAAQRTALESALTGRGESTLQSDGLALRLAVLSALRALAATGPVLLVADDLQWLDSASAELLGFAARRLGDTPVQLLCAVRTEGQEYDRHLRASPPDTLAVRLNPLSRAQVSALLDHRGYTDLPRSTMREIHRTSGGNPLFALELGRALGESPTPPRPGEPLPVPTSLRALVLSRLDMLSGEARRTLLVASAGARPTLALLHAAGRENAEAETAQAAALGLLATEPEGPAVRFAHPLISAALYAEAPAQERRAVHAALSTAASDPIERARNLALATTGTDPEVAARLAEAAALARDRGAPSVAASLGLLAARHTPPDGTPAPDDRRLQAAEDAITAGEVDLARDIAREVLTRATVPAERIRAWEVVIEAAGQSLGEVDAVFPQALADAGDDPRLLALVHYRLAWRKLIVEGDFAEARQEAAHTAELAARGGDRRTELMALSFQSSTETLMGHPNAPQTIKRALKEPQDPYVACHHNGVGAARFRWLLMSDQLPEARSTITALLREVRRRGMVESEVHFQRFLAETELRSGHCGRALDLARESLRLARDSGIGLGASAMLASLAEASGGDVDRALALAREAAEHAEEDGDQMYVSRALAALGHAQLVAGDAAGAVGSLRRVRELEQGLGITDPARGRWQGDLAEALVRVGEPGEAQDVIDVTREHALRLGRESVLAVLDRSEAMVRAALGDHEAALSRLTSVQDRLAKLGYGLEEARAAFALARLRTLRPGAGAGPTSYDEAARLFRRCRALPWLRQVDVAAAEGQAQPVAAAPQSPASADALEGLASMERQVAALVMEGATNREIAARLFISVKTVEATLTRVYRKLGIRSRVDIVRLAAGRHAK